In Boudabousia tangfeifanii, the DNA window GTGTGCGCGTCAAACCATACAACGAAAGGCTTTTCGTTGTTTTCTTGACAGTAGTTAAGCAATCCTGAGAGCGTTCCAATGGCTAGTGCATGGTCGCCACCAATTGTGAAAGGTAAATGTCCTTTCTGCAATGAGCTGTAAACTTCTTGTTCGAGAGCCTTATCGACCTCCATGATAGGGGCCAAATACTTTAAATGATCGTGCGAGGCATAAATTTCAGACTCGGTTACAGGTGGGGTATTAACCTCGTGGCAAGTTAACGAGAACCCTTTATTTTCGAGTTTCTCAAGCAGGCCACTCTCGACGAGGCGTGGGAAACTTCCGGAATCTCCTAGTCTGCCTGTGCCTAGGCGCATTTGAGTAGAGATTAAATCTAAATTCGAGTTAATGAAGCTCATGCTAAAATCTCAGTCTTCCTCTTCTTCGGGAAGATGGTCGAGCAGAATATTTTGAGGGGGAAGGTAATAGTATGCTCCGGTGTCTGCATGTGAGAAGAATGTCAATGCGTCACGGACGCCATCTTTACCTGCCATGCGGTCGAGCATTACTTGCATAGTTTCCCGTTTGGCCGCGATTCCAACAAACATCGTGCCGTGAGTTGCGACATCGCCGAATGCAGTATTGCGACGCAAAATATCGCCTAGGTCTTCTTGGTCGTTTCGCGCTACGTGAGAAGAAACCGGACGATCTTCAAGCTCAACGTCGGTGTCTTTGGTGCGACCGATTACAGCTTCCTGTTCCTCGGTGGACAAAGCTAGCCATTTATCGCCCTCGTGTGGCCATTTCTGTAGTAACAAGACAGAGCCGCCGGTGGTTTCGTCTTGGATTACCTCGGGGATCTCCAAGGGTGAAGGGTTTTCGGTGCCATCAACAAAACCGGTTAGATCGCGATTGTGCTGATATACCCAGCCGCTGTCAGCGTTTTCTAACTTGAAGTATTGCGAGATAGCCTGCGTAAGGTCTGCGCCGGCATTAAACACAGCGTCCATGGCACCGCCATGAATCCATAGAACTAGGTCATGTTGAGTTGCTGGCATAGAAAAACCATCGAGTCCAACTACTGGACGGTTAAAACCCTCAAGTTTTTGAATCGCAGGGTAGTCACTACTGGCCCAAAACTCGGGGCGGAAACCGATGACTGTCATTACAGCGGTTCCGGTCTGCATTGAGGCAGCTACTGCGTCAAGGGCCAAGTCAATAGCTTCTTCTTGGTTTTCTAGTCCCTGTTCAGTAAGGTCAAATTCCAAGTAAGAATGAGAAGTAGTACCAAATGCGGAAATGCCCGCCTGGGAAGTGAAAGTAGACATGTGAACCTCAATCCATGTATTTCTTGTTGTATTTCTCGGCCATTTTTTGATCGATGACTTTGCGTCGATCCTCACCAACGCGCCAAGCAATATAGGTAAAAATAATCAAAAAAACGAACGCTAAAACAATCGAAATGAAATAAACACTTAGGGTGAAAAGTGAGATTTCTTGTCCTGGCGGTTGATCTTTCAGGGAATGATAGATTCCCACGTTAACGAAAAAAGAAATCATCGCTAAAGTTAGGAAAATCCAACCTTTGAGTGGCATATCAGAGAATAAGCCAGACCATTTTGAATTACTCATACCTATTTCCTTTTACTTAGAAGTCTAGAATACACCAACACATAAATTTCGCTGTGGGGGTTTCCACCCGCCCTCGGTCAGGAAAGTGGAGTCTAAATGCTTTAGGATTATTTCGTATTATTAGGCGCATTGCCTATACCGACTATTGTAAATTGGAGTAATCC includes these proteins:
- a CDS encoding Dyp-type peroxidase — translated: MSTFTSQAGISAFGTTSHSYLEFDLTEQGLENQEEAIDLALDAVAASMQTGTAVMTVIGFRPEFWASSDYPAIQKLEGFNRPVVGLDGFSMPATQHDLVLWIHGGAMDAVFNAGADLTQAISQYFKLENADSGWVYQHNRDLTGFVDGTENPSPLEIPEVIQDETTGGSVLLLQKWPHEGDKWLALSTEEQEAVIGRTKDTDVELEDRPVSSHVARNDQEDLGDILRRNTAFGDVATHGTMFVGIAAKRETMQVMLDRMAGKDGVRDALTFFSHADTGAYYYLPPQNILLDHLPEEEED